The window GGCAACTACAGCAAAACCCCTCCCCGAATCGCCTGCTCTTGCAGCTTCAATACCTGCATTTAGTGCAAGTAGGTTCGTTTGTTCGGCTATATCATTCATGGTTTGAGTAAAAATATAAATATTTTTGATTTCTGCTAGCAGTCTGTTCAAATTTTCATCCGTCGTTCTGGCTATATCGCTTAAAAGAGATATGCTCTCTTCAAATTTGCTAATCTCATCTTTTCTCGTCAAAGATGCCTCTTGTTCTAATTTCATATCTTTATAAATAGCTTTTAATTTTTCTACAGCAGTATCAAGTTTTTCTTTTATTTTATCCATATTTCCAACGGCTTCATCTAAAATCTTTTCTTGGCTAGACGCGCTGTTTGCCGCCTCTACAATATTTGCTGATACATCCTGAGCTGCGGAGCTTGATGCATCTGCATTTTCTAACAGTTGACTGTTGAAATTGAGTAGTTTACTTACCGAATCCTTTATAGAATTTATTATGCTGGCAGTATTCTTTATCATCACAGAAAACGCGCTATATATTTCGCTGATTTCATTGTTGCTTTTTGTTGAATTTTCAACGTTAACAGATAGATTTCCATTTGAAATTTCTAATGCATAATCTTTTATTTTGATTATGGGGCGAAGTATGCCTGAAATCAGGGCGGCAATAAGAGTTGTAATAGCGGCAAAGCCTAAAAAGATTACCGAAACAACCGTGAAAGTAATGGAGTCTATCATACTTTTAACATCATTTGCCGGAGCATCTGCACCCACAATTCCTACTATCTTTCCTTCCGAATTATATATTGGAGCAAATGCAGAAAAGAGCATTCCCCATTCTTCCGTCTCATAAAAATCAGTATACCCTCCCACGCCTTCAGTAAGAGCCTTTATAGTTTCTTCGGTATCAATAGTTTCATTTTCTGTATTGACAGATGTGCCTATAGGGCTAAAGTCTTCTTTATTTGTCTCATTTCCATCGACTATGTAGGCTGTAGTTTTTCCATCCTTAAGATAGCTCTCAGTAAAAAGAAAGCGCAAACCTGTGGTATTTTTTACTTTTATCAAGTATTGCCTCAGTTCCTCGTAGTAGGGATCTTTATCATTCAAATTTTCAACTAGGCTCTCGTATTTATCGCCGTCAATGCTAGCAGAAACCGTTTCAAGAACTGAAAGGATTTTTTCACCTTCTTTAAGCTTTAAGGTATCCTGGTAATTGTTTACAATAATCAAACCCAAAATAGTTCCAATTACAGCAAGCACAATTATGCACCAAACAATAGCAGTTCGCTTAATTGAGCTGGTACGTAGTTTGCGAGTGTTTTTACTATTTGATAAATTATCAACCATAAGATTGCCTCCCGGATAATGGTAAATATGAACATGTGTTTGTTTTCTAAGTGCTGAGGGGATGAATCTTCAAAAACGTTTCCGTAAATATGTTACAATACAAATATTTACCATAAGATACATGTTTTTCTAGTCATAAGCAAATTATATCGAATTATTAAAATTAAATCAACTTATTACAATCTATATGTCAAAAATTGAATAATGTCTAGTCTTGTACAAAAACCCGCAATTATTTTTCAGATCGAAGATCTGCAGAATGTTCCTATTTAAAATCAAGATTTGGCATAGAATTTAATTCGCAAAGGCAAGATAAAAATCTATCCTTAGCTTTTCCAAAAAATATGGTCCTATCATCTGATAGGACCATATATATATATATATATGAAAATTTATGATATTTATCTTTATTCTTCATATACTATTACAGCTTCCTGTGTGCTGTTTATCCAGTCTACCTTACAGTTTAGGTTTTCAGCAGCAAATCTTATAGGTACAAATGTTCTTTCATTCTTTAAAACAGGCACTACATCCATCTTCTTGCTTGCCCCATTTACTTTAATATCTGTCTTTCCAAGCCACATCTCAACTATGTTTCCCCTTGCATTAAGAGTTATCTTGTTTGTAGCATTGTCCCAATCTGCAGTTCCTCCCATGGCTTCAACAATTGCCCTTATGGGCACCATAGTCCTTCCTGATATCGTAACAGGGGCTGTTCCTCTTCCGGGATCTACTTCTTTTTGCACTCCATCAACACTCATATAGGGACTGTCCAGCTTAAGAAGGATAAAGTGCTTAAAGCTTCCTGGCTTATAAATCTGGCTTCCCGTTGTAACAGTAAAGGTTGCAATAGGATCGCCAAGCTTTTCGTCTATTCCTTCAAAGGGTTTTGCTTCTGCAAGTACAGGTTTTACCGTATAGTAGTATGTTGTATTAGGTTCTACGTTTACATCTGCATAAGAGGTACTTGTAATGTAAAAGTCGGTTACGGATATTCCAAGTTCGTCAGGAGAAGTTGACCTATAAAGTCTATACCCAAGGCAGTTTGATACTGGGTTCCACATAATCCTTGCACCTGATTCAAAAGCCTCTGCGTTGGTTGCGCTTATACCAGTAGGAGTAGTGGGAGCGGGTGCGGCAGGTGGTGCCTCCTCCCGCCATTCATAGGTATAAGTATAGCCATAGCCTTCACCTAAGCGCAAATATATAGACTTTTTGTCTCCCGGCGAACCTGCGGGAATTGGGGCTTCGCTTTCAAAATAGACTTTTTTATCTACTATATTTTTTTCGCCATCTTCAGATACAAAAGATATAGAACCTACTGTAACGCCAGTAGGAATACCCACAATATCAAAGGTTGCAGACACACCGCTTGGACTCCAAAGTTGTGATTCGAGTGTCTCTGCCTCAACATTAAATCCCACTTTTTGCCCTGCAGGAAGATATTCAGGGGGGCTGTCCCATGTTACTCTTGTAACTACGCGGGCAACTAGATCGCCTCCGGGGGTTGTGCATTCATTTGTAATTTTCATGTCTCCTTCAGAACCTTCACAGGCATAAGTCGTAAGTACATAGCCCCCACCCATTACATTGCTTTTAAATGTGCCGTCTGATGGAGAATTCTCAAAATGTTTTTCTACAAGATACCAACCGCCTGTTGCGGCATTAGCCTTTACTGGAATAAAGGCAACTATTGCTAGCATAAGTGTTACAGCCAGGGCAACTGAGGCAAAAACTGATAACCTTTTTTTCATTATTATCCCCCTCTTGATTTTTTTGATAATAGCAGGCAACTTTAATTCGCTATATCGGCAAATCATCACCTCTTTCCCGCAAAAAGATATTCTTTGTAATTTAGATTTTATTACCATTCTAATAACAATTCTGATATCATCTAAATTATATAGTGAAACTACTCATAAGGCAATAAAAAGTTAATTTGCATGCCACTAAACTCCAACTTTTTTTGAGTTATTGTATTATAAAATCTTGCAGGGTTTTTTATTTTTTTCACGTCTTTATAAATAGGGCGGAAGGAGGGGAGCAATGGATCATGATGCAAAGCTTGTTCAAGAATGCCTTCTCGGCAATGAAGATGCATTCTTTGAAATCGTAGAAGCTTACAAAGGATATGTTTTTGCAATTATTTTAAATTTTATAAAAGACTCTTACATAGCTGAGGACATTGCCCAGGAAGTGTTTTTGCAGGTCTACCGCTCTCTTCCTCAATTTAAAAATAAGAATTTCAAGGCATGGATTGGGAAAATTGCTGTAAATAAAGCTATCGACTTTAAGAGAACTCAAAAGAAATTTTATGAAAATGAAGTTATGCAGGAAAAAGAATCAATTTCAATAGCAGAAAATAAAATACCAACACCTGAAGATGCCCTGCTTGATAAAGAGCAAAAAACTAAGGTAGATGAAGCTGTGGCAGGCCTTCCGGAAATTTACGGCAGAGTCCTTAGAAAATATTATTTTGAGGGTAAAACTTATCAGCAGATAGCATTAGAAGAAAATATTACCGTAAAAGCGGTTGAATCAAGATTGTATAGAGCAAAAAAACTCTTTAAAAAAAGTTGGGGGAGGGAGAATATAACATGAAACATTACAGCAAGGAAGAACTAGCAAGTTACAAAGCAGGCACTCTTTCCGAAAAAGATTCGGATATTCTCGAAGAACACCTTACAAAGTGCGATATGTGCTGCGAGATGTTTTTATCGATGATTTATAATGAGGAGATACGCCAAGCCCAAAGCAAAATTTCTCTTGATTTTCCAACAAAGGTACTGTGTAAAGTAAAAAAACAGCGCAAAGTGGAGCCTGTTTGTAAAAAGAAGGTTGAGATCACAAGAAAAAGAAATCTTTTCATGTATTACATCGCAGCCTCCATAGTTACATTTATGCTGATGAACTTTGGAATGTTCAATAAGATTGCAAACATTGTACCTGTAGCAAATGCCACGTCTTACCGAGCAGAGTGCAGTATGAATATAGATTTTCCAGAAAAAATAGTCAGTGGAGCACATGAATGGATTCAAAATTTTGAGGAATATAAGTAAAGGAGAATTTAAACAGTGAATAAAAAAAGTAAACTTGTAACATTTATACTATCTTTTATTCCCGGCCTGGCTCATATTTACCTTGGATACCTTGACAGGGCATTTGTCTTTTTTCTTCTTTTCTTCGGTATAATACTGGGCACGGGAGGGCTAGCCCTTGTCTTGCATCAACATGAATTTATATTTATTTTGGGTTTACTGCTCCCCATAATATGGCTTATTTCATTGGTAGATGCTATCTCTTTAGCCGATAAGTCAGGATATAACGGCAATAATTCCGAAATACCGCAAGGAGAAAAGGAAGAAGTAAAAAGTTTTAAAGATGAAAATAAAAAAGTTATAGCGGTAGGTCTTTCGGTTATACCCGGAGCAGGCCACATGTACTTGGGCCTTCAAAGAGAAGGCCTGATATTGATGAGTATGTTTTTCTTTGACATTTTTTTGATGAGCTGGCTTAACATGAGTTTTTTCTTGTTCCTTTTACCTGTTATATGGTTTTACAGCATATTTGACACGCTCCACAGCCTTGAAGGAAAATCGGAGGAATACCGTACAGACAGTTACCTTTTTTCCTTACTTGACAACAATCCCAAAATTGTCGGCTGGAGCCTTATAGGACTTGGCATATTAGCTACATTTAACAGGATAATCATGCCGCTTTTGCCATGGAGGTTTCAGAGTTATTTGCAAACGATAATTGTAGCCGCAATTTTAATCGCAACAGGTATAAGGTTGCTAAAAGGTCCTAAGGAAAACAGTGAAAATACCGAGAAAGATCATGATTGTGATGATTATCTTGAAGAAAGAAGTGAAGATACATGCAGCAAAGAAGAGTAGGCACTTTTACAATGGGCATAGTACTTATATTTTTTGGATTTATTTTGCTCATATCACAGCTCAAGACACAAAATGCTGCAATTATATTAATAAAAGGCTGGCCGTTGATCCTGGTTCTTTTAGGTCTAGAAGTTTTATGGCGCTACTATACTTTAAAAGATGAACAAACCAAAATAAAGTATGATATCCTCAGCATAATTATAATTGGCGCAATATGTGCTACAAGTCTGGGATTGTACGTTTTTACTCAGGTCGGTGTCGTTTCTCGTATATCGGATATGGTTTTAAATCAAAGCTATAAGATGGATGCTAAAGTCAGCGAATTTATAGTAGATGATACAGTAAAAAAATTAGTTATAGACGCATCAGGCCTACAGCTTAATGTCAGAACGTCACAGAATAATAAAGTTACCGCGCAGGCTAAGGCTTGTATAAGGGCAAATTCAAAGGAAAAAGCTCAAGAGCTTCTGCAAGAGCAAGAAGTCGTCTATGAAAAGGAAGGAAATACTGTACATATGTCGTTTAACCGCCCAATTTCCGGGAATATCAGTGTTAACGAATATGATATTATTGTTCCCGCAAACCTGGAGGTCGAAGTTTATGAAACATCTGCTATAAAATTTATATGTCAGCAAATCCAGTCTGACTGGTATATATTTGATACAGGCAATGTAGATATAACTATTTCTGAGAATACAAATGTAAAACTTATTGCTTTAGTTGAAAATCAAGAATCACTGATGGGAAATGTCGATTGGGATATTGACGATCAAGACCCATCCGGCAACAAGGATCTTCCCGGCAATAGCAAAAGCCTTAGGTATGAGGCGACCTTCGGCAGCGGTAAAAATAATATTTATATACTCGAATCCGGTGATATAACAGCAAATAAGTTGTTGTAACAACTATAAAACTTTACCAATTTTTTCGTCTTCCTCTTTATAGGTAAAAGATATATTCTGAAGATAGGTTAATTTTAAGTAACCTATCTTTATTTATAAACTTAAGTTTGTAAGGCTCATAAAAATCACTTGACTAAATGAATTATGCTTATATTCCTTCGGATTACCTTGCAATAACATAATACAGCAAATATAATAATTATAACAGTGCGACACTGAGTTTGTGTTTTTAAATTATAACAATTGGAATGTTTTTAAAGCAGAAGGGAATGATAACAGATTGTTTGATTTAGATGAATGTGTAGCCTTTATTACTAATAAAGCCGCTAAAAAGATGGCAGATGCTTTCAACGAAAGGTTAAAATCTCTGGGCACTACTCGAGTTCAGTGGACCGCTTTATATTACCTGGGTAAATATGACGGGATAAGTCAAAAAGAGTTAGCTGAAAAAATGAATATTAAAAGTTCAACTGTAGCTAGACTAATCGATCGTATGGAAAATGACAATCTTGTAATAAGATTGGAGGATCCAGAAGATAGGCGTGCCATAAAGCTCGCACTAACTGAGAAAGGCAAAGAATTGAGAGAAAAACTGCTTCCGGAAGGGGAAAAGATGAGTAAAATTTTTGCTAGCGGTTTAACCGATGAGGAAATTGAAATATTTTTAAAGGTTATCAATAAAATGGTGGAGAATATCAGTTAAAAACTCAAAAATCTTCAAAATAAGAAGTTGACGTTTTATATAATAGTTGCTATACTAATAATTGATATAGCAACTATTATATTTTCAGGAGGCTGTATAAATGTCAAAAACACCGCGTGAGTATCTCAACGAGTTTACCCAAGGATTAAACGATCTTGCTAAGACCAACAGGGATAATGTAAAGTCTTTTATGAATCTTCTCGGAGTCACATATAAACCGGGAGCATTAGATACCAAAACGAAGGAGCTTATGAGTGTTGCTATTGCAGCTTATAACCGCTGTGAATATTGCATAACTTACCATGTTTACAAAGCACTCGAAGCAGGTGCCACTCGTGAAGAAATTATGGAAGCTGCAATGGTAGCCGTGGCTTTTGGAGGCGGTCCTTCAATGGCCTATAGCGTATCATTGCTCAAAGCTTCAATTGATGAATTTGAACCGGATTTTAAGAAATAAATACGAATTAATAATGATTTTAAATCAAATAAAAGACACTGACTATATCTTCAGTGTCTTTTATTTTGACCGCAAATATAACTTATTTGTTGCTTAAATTTGAGATTGCAGTGTAATGATAAACTGGGAAATTATTTTAATGTAAAGCCTTTCTAAAAAGATTTTTCAGGAAGGCAGCGCCGTTGTATAACACCACCGCCTAAAACTACATCGCCTTTATAAAATACTGCTGATTGGCCGGGAGTAACGGCTTTTTGGGGATTTTCAAAAATGACTTTTACCGTATCGCCATTAAGTGGTATGATTTCGGCCGGCTTTTCGATAAAATTGTACCTTATTTTTACATTTGCATTAAACTTTTCACAAGGTATATCTATTGATACCCAGTTAGTTTGACTTGCTACAAATTCCTTTGTATAAAGGTCTTTTTCGTCCCCTAGAACTACGGCATTATTCTCGGCATCTATATCGACTACATAAAGAGGCTTACCGGCAGATATGCCCAGGCCCTTCCTCTGGCCTATCGTGTAAAACGGAATACCCTTATGCTTTCCTATTATCTTGCCATTTGTATCTGTAAATGGTCCTTCTTTGATTTTATCCGGGGCTTTCTTATATAGAAAGTCACGGTAATTGGTATCGATAAAACAAATCTCTTGGCTGTCTGGTTTATCCGAAACAGATAAGCCTATTTTTTGAGCTATTTGGCGAATTTCCTTTTTTGTATAATTGCCCAGCGGAAAAAGGACATGCTCAAGCTGCTGCTGAGTCAAGCCATATAAAACATAAGATTGGTCCTTATCGCTGTCGACAGATTTTTTTAAAATATATCGGCTTAGAGCATCATCATATTCTACCCTGGCATAATGACCGGTTGCAAGATAAAAAGCATCAAGTTTAAAAGCTTCTTTTAGAAGTTCGGTAAATTTTAGATATTTGTTGCAAACAATGCAAGGGTTTGGCGTTTTGCCGGATAAATACTCGCTTATAAAATACTTTATGACTTTTTCATTAAAGCAGTGCTTCAGATTTACCACATAATGCGGTATGCCCAGATTTTTTGCTACAAGTCGTGCGTCCTGCACAGCTTCGGTGGAGCAGCTGCCTTCTTTAGCTTTGCTTTTGCCCGATGCATCATCAAATATTTGCATAGTTATTCCGATTACTTCATATCCCTGCTCTTTTAGCAGATATGCGCAGACAGAACTGTCTACTCCCCCGCTCATCGCTACTGCAACTTTATTTTTGTTCAATATTAACCCCTACTTTTTTTATAATCATTTATCGCTTCCTTAAGCGCGTCTGCAGCAAGATTTGAACAATGCATTTTTACAGGCGGCAGGCCTCCAAGGGCTTCAGCCACTTGTTTATTGCTTATCTTTAATGCTTCATCAATGGTTTTACCTTTAACCATTTCAGTTACCATACTGCTGGTAGCAATAGCGGCACCACAGCCAAAGGTTTTAAATTTAATATCTTCAATAACGTTGTCCTTCACCTTTATATATATCTGCATTATATCACCGCACACCGGATTTCCAACTGTTCCGACACCGTCAGCGTCCGAAATTTCTCCTACATTGCGCGGATTTGAAAAATGATCCATAACTTTTTCATTATACATTTTTAGGTTGCTCCTTTCTTTTGGCAAAAAGCGGTGACATCTGCCGAAGTTTATTTATTATACTCGGCAAAACCTCCAACACATAATCCACGTCTTCCTCACTGTTTTCTCTGCCAAGTGTCAATCGCAAAGAACCATGAGCTATTTCGTGAGGTAAGCCAATAGCCAAAAGCACATGTGAAGGGTCTAATGATCCGGATGTGCATGCAGAGCCGCTAGATGCGCAAATGCCTTTCATATCAAGATTTAAGAGTATGGATTCGCCTTCAATAAATTCAAAAGATATATTGACATTGTGAGGCAGTCTTAATGTCGGGTGCCCATTTAATCTAGTATATGGAATTGTGTTTAAAATTCCTTGCATTAGTCTATCTCTAAGCAAAGTAAGTCTTTCATATTGCTCTTGCTGCTCGCATTCGGCAAGCTCTGCCGCTTTGCCGAAGCCGACAATCCCTGCTATATTTTCCGTGCCTGCTCTGCGGCTGCTTTCCTGGGCTCCGCCCGTCATAAATGGAGCAATGCGAGTGCCTTTTCTTATATAAAGAGCCCCTACGCCTTTTGGACCGTAGATTTTGTGCGCGGACATACTCAGTAAATCAACACCCAAATTATTTACATTTACAGGAATTTTGCCTGCCGTCTGAACAGCGTCAGTGTGAAAAATAATTTCGGGATTTTTTTGTTTAATTATTTTGGCAATTTCATTTATCGGCTGTATCGTTCCAATTTCATTGTTGGCATGCATAATAGAAACCAAAATTGTTTCATCGGTTATCGCATCTGCTACATCCTTAACATTTATTAATCCGTCTTTATCTACCGGTAAATATGTTATTTTAAATCCTTGCTTTTCCAAATCCCGGCATGTATACAAAACAGCATGATGTTCTACAGACGAGGTGATAACGTGTTTACCTTTCTTTACATTTGCGGATACAGCTCCTCTTAAAGCCCAGTTGTCGGATTCTGTTCCACCCGAAGTAAAGAAAATTTCTTCGGTATTCGCTCCTATTAATTGTGCAACATTTTTCCTGCTTTCCTCAAGTGCTTCTTTTGCTTCTCTTCCATAGGAATATATTGTAGATGCGTTTCCGAATTTTTGCGTAAAATAAGGAAGCATCGCCTCTAAAACTTCAGATCTTACAGGAGTAGTCGCTGCATTATCTAAATATGTTCTCTTCAATTTACCATCTCCTATATTCGTTCTAATTAATCCGGCCATATTTGCAAGCTGCTGCTTATGCAAGGTAAATTCCTTCGAATTCTACGGCTCATTTTTGTTTGATATTTCATGACACATATCCCAAAGAGTAATAGAATCAATGGTTTTAATTATACTGTCCCTTATTTTTTCCCACACTATTCGCGTTATGCAGCTATCATATTTTTCGCACTCTGCAGCATCCTGTTCCAGCACGCAGTCCACCAGCCCAATGGGTCCTTCCAGTGCTCTAAGCACATCACCCACAGTGATTTTTGAAGGCTCCCTCGTAAGTAAATACCCACCATAAGCGCCTCTTACGCTTTGCACTAAACCCTCTTTTTTTAAAATGGCCATAAGTTGTTCCAAATAAGGTTCGGAAATATCCTGACGCTCCGCAATATTTTTTAATGGTATGGGTTCATCACCATAATTTAAAGCCAAATCATACATCGCTTTTAATCCATATCGACCCTTGGTAGATAATTTCAATACATGTCTCTCCTAATTCCTACTATTTTACTCGGATTTATGTTTATACTATACTCCTAAACATATAAAATGTCAATACAAACAATAAACCTGCAACCGGGGTTAGTTTGTCATGCTGCTAATTTTAAGGTTGATAAAATTTACGATAATGATAAACTAAAGATAACAACTTCGTAATTTGATGCGGGCACAGTTAAAGAATAGAAAATTGCAGGGAAAAATAAGAAAGTAAAGGGGTCAGGGAAATATCTAATTTAATGCTCAAACGGCTCTTGTTTATAATAGTTCTTGTATTATTATGTTCTTTTCTGATAATTGAAAGCTTAATTATAGTCAACTCATTTTCTGATGATGATATACCTGTTGATTTTATAATAATTTTGGGTGCAGGATTATATGGCGGTGAACCGTCACCGTCTCTAAGGTATCGGCTGCAGCAAGCTTTAGAATACGCAAATAAATACCCTCAAGTGCCCATAGTAGTATCCGGCGGTCAGGGTTCCAATGAATGGATAAGTGAAGCTGAAGCAATGCAGCGCTTTTTGGTAAAACACGGAATCAAAGAAGAAAGAATAATAAAAGAGGATCGCTCAACAAATACCGGTGAAAATTTACTTTTTACAAGAGAAGTAATTAAATATGCAGGTGAGACAGAAAGACCGAAAGTAATGATTGTAACCAGTGAATATCATATGTTTCGTTCCAAGCTCCTAGCAAGGCGATACGGATTTATCCCATATGGTATATGTGCGCCGACACCGGCATATCCCAGATATCTAAAACCTCTATACTATATACGGGAATACTTTGCTGTGATTAAATCCTTTTTCTTTGACTAAATTCAGATTGCCCTATTACAGACCAAGGAGTCGGCAGGCGTTTTGTCCGCAAACAAGCTCTTGTTCCTCTTGGCTTAAACCGGATTCTGATATTTCTTTAAGGTATCTTTTCATAGGCAGCAAGGGAAAATCACTTCCAAATAGCACTTTATGCAAAACTTCGATATCGCCGGCTGCTTTGTATATGTTTTTATTGTAAAGTAGTGGAGATGCGGCAGTATCATAATATACGTTTTGATTTTGTTTTTTTATCTCAGGCATTAATTCATAGAACATAAGCCCGCCACCCCAATGGGCAAATATAACTTTAACATCGGGAAAATTTTGAGCAAAGGCACCGGCTTTTTCCGGTGTGGTGTCAGTCTTTCCTGCATAGTAATGGCCTACAGGCTCATTTGTATGGATTATCAGGGGAAGGTTTCGTTCTATACATAAGTTAGCCAGGTTTGACATCTCTTTAGAATCTGCTATATCAAATCCCTGTCCTTGAGGAAAAAGTTCACCAATGCCTTTGAGTCCGGCAGCTCTGCATCTGTCAATTTCTTTTTCCAGCTCCCTCGATGTAGGCATTGCTACCATATATCCTATTAGTTTTTCAGGATATTCTTTTATAGCTTGGGCCGTATAGTCGTTGACATAACGGCAAAGCCCCATATCTTTAAAAGCAAACCCGAAGATAACTGCCTTGTCAATTTCTGAACTTTCAAGCTCTTCTACAACATCATCAGCCGTAGCAAATTTATTTACAGGGCTTTCGCTGAGAAGCTTAAAATAGTCCTCCTTTTCGGCTATTTTCTTCCAGTCTTTTATAATATCCGGTGGTGTTATATGTACATGAAAATCTATCTTCAATATCATCACTCCTTTAATTTGCTTTCTGTGACTACATTCTATTACATTTTTTTCTGTCTCTCAATGAGTCATTAAGGTAAGCAAAAAAGAAGGCTTTTTGGGCCTTCTTTTTTCTAAGGGTATGTTTTGTTTCTGTATCATAAAAATTTAAAACTTATTAGTCTAGATTTTCTGCGCGTTTTCTGTTTAACATTTCATAAATCCAAATTCCCAAAGACTCTGATGTATATCCTAGAACTGCTCCGCACAAAAGCGCAGGAACTACTTGCATCCAATTCCCTTGAGCGGCAAAGGTAGCGCAGCTTCCAACAAATGCACCTGGAATAAAATCAAATGATTTAAATTTCGCTTGAGCGCACATTATAAAAGAAATAATGCCTGTCATTAAAGCTGCGGCACCATCAAAACTTGATATACTGCTAACTTTAATCGCAATTACCGCCCAGATAACACCTGTAATATTAGTCATTATGGCTTTTTTAAATCCTTCTTTTCTCCCTCCGGCGGCAAAGTAAGTCGTGCAGCCCAAGAATCCTGCCCAAGTAATAAGTCCAAAGGCAGAACTTAGATAGGCCCATATTCCCGAAAAAACGCCTACGCTAATTGCAGTAGTCATAAGAGCATCCATTAATTATCCTCCTTGCTTTAGGAAAAGGGTGCCGATTTGACACCCTTTTCTCTTGAATTAAATAACTAATTTACGTTCTGCGGCACCTGATTTAAATTTGATTTCTCCCTTTTCTATGCACTGCACAGGGCATACATTGGCACATAAATGGCATCCCACGCATCTATCTTCTATTAAAATTGGTTTACGCTCTTTT is drawn from Tepidanaerobacter syntrophicus and contains these coding sequences:
- a CDS encoding RrF2 family transcriptional regulator — encoded protein: MKLSTKGRYGLKAMYDLALNYGDEPIPLKNIAERQDISEPYLEQLMAILKKEGLVQSVRGAYGGYLLTREPSKITVGDVLRALEGPIGLVDCVLEQDAAECEKYDSCITRIVWEKIRDSIIKTIDSITLWDMCHEISNKNEP
- a CDS encoding YdcF family protein — encoded protein: MLKRLLFIIVLVLLCSFLIIESLIIVNSFSDDDIPVDFIIILGAGLYGGEPSPSLRYRLQQALEYANKYPQVPIVVSGGQGSNEWISEAEAMQRFLVKHGIKEERIIKEDRSTNTGENLLFTREVIKYAGETERPKVMIVTSEYHMFRSKLLARRYGFIPYGICAPTPAYPRYLKPLYYIREYFAVIKSFFFD
- a CDS encoding amidohydrolase family protein; protein product: MILKIDFHVHITPPDIIKDWKKIAEKEDYFKLLSESPVNKFATADDVVEELESSEIDKAVIFGFAFKDMGLCRYVNDYTAQAIKEYPEKLIGYMVAMPTSRELEKEIDRCRAAGLKGIGELFPQGQGFDIADSKEMSNLANLCIERNLPLIIHTNEPVGHYYAGKTDTTPEKAGAFAQNFPDVKVIFAHWGGGLMFYELMPEIKKQNQNVYYDTAASPLLYNKNIYKAAGDIEVLHKVLFGSDFPLLPMKRYLKEISESGLSQEEQELVCGQNACRLLGL
- a CDS encoding DUF1097 domain-containing protein is translated as MDALMTTAISVGVFSGIWAYLSSAFGLITWAGFLGCTTYFAAGGRKEGFKKAIMTNITGVIWAVIAIKVSSISSFDGAAALMTGIISFIMCAQAKFKSFDFIPGAFVGSCATFAAQGNWMQVVPALLCGAVLGYTSESLGIWIYEMLNRKRAENLD